A section of the Vespa velutina chromosome 6, iVesVel2.1, whole genome shotgun sequence genome encodes:
- the LOC124949572 gene encoding oxysterol-binding protein-related protein 9: MSTMEGSLSKWTNVVNGWQYRWFVLDDNAGLLSYYTSKEKMMRGARRGCVRLRGAIIGIDDEDDSTFTITTSSYKDDPKTFHFQTRNGEERERWVRALEDTILRHSHARWDPKKSPPKQDFNRKVAEADAYLQLLIDQIKLIETKQESIETESEEKQESYAAVLTQANAMLNSVKHTIVQLQIAKNTAIPVNGIYRGPSTDTMNATPPINHVAVTEPESTVQTGIELGSECTESRIPNLSNVVDNRDLPVPQFSYSSSDEDEDYYDAADELSPPLTAQNHITLRRRESDRFQSIGEIAGDMRKQSPLPPVKGDGSVDYDALYEEESDTEMDSMESHGSVVTHLLSQVKIGMDLTKVALPTFILERRSLLEMYADYFTHPDQFVSIADMPTPRERMVQVVRWYLCSFHAGRRSGVAKKPYNPILGEIFRCHWNLVNENCTDDVNIDTKNVIEGPVPWCKENQLSFIAEQVSHHPPVSAFYAEHYAKKISFSAHVWTKSKFLGLSIGVHNIGKGWVNVLEHGEEYVLTFPNGYGRSILTVPWIELGGTATISCAQTGYHATVEFLTKPFYGGKRNRVTCHVTQPADKKPFLVINGEWNGAMEAKWVDGRVETFDVRELPIEKKLVKPICEQEEYESRKVWREVTMGLRINDMDKATAAKYAIEQKQRDEARLRKENNETWQTKLFKEIKDNGWAYTAPLSERLHVFHNETSAT, translated from the exons ATGTCGACGATGGAAGGTTCGCTTAGTAAATGGACAAATGTTGTTAATGGATGGCAATATCGGTGGTTTGTTTTAGATGACAATGCTGgcttattatcatattatact agtaaagagaaaatgatgCGTGGTGCTCGTAGAGGATGTGTACGATTAAGAGGTGCAATTATAGGTattgatgatgaagatgatagTACATTTACAATAACTACATCATCATACAAAGATGATCCAAAAACTTTTCATTTCCAAACGCGCAATGGTGAGGAACGTGAACGTTGGGTCCGTGCTCTAGAAGATACAATACTGCGTCACTCGCATGCG CGATGGGATCCAAAAAAATCACCACCCAAACAAGATTTCAATCGTAAAGTGGCAGAAGCAGATGCTTATCTCCAACTGTTAAttgatcaaataaaattaattgaaacaaAACAGGAAAGTATAGAAACAGAAAGtgaagaaaagcaagaaagtTATGCAGCAGTTTTGACACAAGCAAATGCAATGCTGAATTCTGTTAAGCATACCATTGTTCAATTACAAATTGCAAag AACACAGCTATACCTGTTAATGGTATATATAGAGGACCTTCTACTGATACAATGAATGCTACACCACCTATAAATCATG ttgCAGTTACAGAACCAGAATCAACAGTACAAACTGGTATTGAATTGGGTTCAGAATGTACAGAATCAAGAATACCTAATTTATCTAATG TTGTAGATAACAGAGATCTCCCAGTACCTCAGTTTTCATATTCCTCGTcggatgaagatgaagattaTTATGATGCTGCTGATGAATTGTCACCTCCCCTGACAGCACAAAATCATATCACAct TAGACGACGTGAAAGTGATCGTTTTCAATCAATTGGAGAAATTGCTGGAGATATGCGTAAACAATCTCCATTACCACCTGTGAAGGGAGATGGTTCTGTAGACTATGATG CCTTGTACGAGGAAGAGAGCGACACAGAAA tGGATTCCATGGAAAGTCATGGATCAGTTGTGACACATCTTCTGTCACAAGTAAAAATTGGTATGGATTTAACAAAAGTTGCATTACCTACCTTTATTTTGGAACGTAGATCGCTTCTTGAAATGTATGCAGATTATTTTACTCATCCTGATCAATTTGTAAG caTTGCAGATATGCCTACACCTAGAGAAAGAATGGTACAAGTAGTACGCTGGTATTTATGCAGTTTTCATGCTGGCCGTAGATCTGGTGTAGCTAAGAAACCATACAATCCTATATTAGGTGAAATTTTCCGATGTCATTGGAATCTTGTTAATGAAAATTGTACAGATGATGTAAATATTGATacaaaaaatgtaatagaGGGACCGGTTCCATGGTGTAAAGAAAATCAACTATCATTCATCGCTGAACAAGTCTCTCATCATCCTCCAg TGAGTGCTTTTTATGCAGAACattatgcaaaaaaaataagtttttcTGCTCATGTTTGGACAAAAAGCAAATTTTTGGGACTCAGTATAGGAGTGCATAATATTGGAAAGGGTTGGGTAAATGTACTAGAACATGGTGAAGAATATGTTTTAACTTTTCCGAATGGTTATGGCAGATCAATTCTTACTGTTCCCTGGATAGAATTAGGAGGAACAGCCACTATAAGTTGTGCACAAACTGGATATCATGCAACAGtagaatttttaacaaaacctTTTTATGGTGGGAAACGTAATAGAGTTACTTGTCATGTTACTCAACCAGCAGATAAAAAACCATTTCTTGTTATAAATGGAGAATGGAATGGTGCTATGGAAGCAAAATGGGTCGATgga cGAGTTGAAACATTTGATGTAAGAGAACttccaatagaaaaaaagttagTTAAACCAATATGCGAGCAAGAAGAATATGAATCACGAAAAGTGTGGCGAGAAGTAACAATGGGTTTACGTATTAATGATATGGATAAGGCCACAGCTGCAAAATACGCAATTGAACAAAAACAACGAGATGAAGCCCGTCTACGCAAAGAGAATAATGAAACATGGCAgacaaaa ctGTTTAAAGAGATCAAAGACAATGGTTGGGCTTATACTGCACCACTATCTGAAAGATTGCATGTTTTTCACAATGAAACAAGTGCAACGTAG
- the LOC124949575 gene encoding uncharacterized protein LOC124949575 → MELITIELRPRLRSCTVFLFMQKSITLDKVQIKLLEASIMLSIGENVTYITLPNIKIVPTSLSSLSVIDRWVCFRLHTQPSDSEFGSFQREFITDTKTQFNTLESKKKIIKNSKCTILCTCCKNVFCNKLYFQRVLPLPSVDFDPSEWFCSKKDIDFISLLHPNELDLFYGPFFSIINSNVFYNYRKNKKDILCNRCLSNVGIQNKDSSFKIWDCCINYKLETDEIIIEEVSNPLHDFITIIKNFINNNTFGEIILECLLDKQSHYIVIKPMDIRLGILTEGNIKCNDGKINLKEAFVTKVLYKYGTDKMILPEDSINAKNYEVSLSMIEAAFNYLLLSTKRFPKHYKTIEDYYIGYINIE, encoded by the coding sequence atggaaTTGATTACAATAGAATTAAGACCTCGTCTTCGATCTTGTACAGTTTTTCTATTTATGCAAAAATCCATAACCTTAGATAAAGTACAAATTAAACTCTTGGAAGCAAGTATTATGTTGTCAATAGGAGAAAATGTAACATATATCACATtaccaaatataaaaattgtaccaACATCGTTATCTTCCTTGAGTGTAATAGATAGATGGGTGTGTTTTCGTTTACATACACAGCCATCAGATTCAGAATTTGGATCATTTCAAAGAGAATTTATTACAGATACAAAAACACAATTTAATACGttagaaagtaagaaaaaaataattaaaaattccaaATGTACGATATTATGTACATGTTGTAAGAATGTATTTTGTAACAAGCTTTATTTTCAAAGAGTTTTGCCACTTCCTAGTGTCGACTTTGATCCATCTGAATGGTTCTGCAGTAAAAAAGACATAGATttcatatcattattacatcCAAATGAATTAGATCTTTTTTATGGTCCattcttttcaataataaatagtaatgtCTTTTACAAttacagaaaaaataaaaaagatattttatgtaaCAGATGTTTGTCAAATGTAGGAATTCAGAATAAAGATAGTTCATTTAAGATTTGGGATTGTtgcattaattataaattggagactgatgaaataattatcgaagaaGTATCTAATCCTCTTCAtgattttataacaattattaaaaatttcattaataataatacatttggtGAAATTATTCTAGAATGTTTATTAGATAAACAATCGCATTATATAGTAATTAAACCAATGGATATAAGGTTAGGTATACTTACagaaggaaatataaaatgtaacgaTGGCAAGATTAATCTAAAAGAAGCTTTTGTTACTAaagtattatacaaatatgGAACAGACAAAATGATTTTACCTGAAGATTCTATTAATGCAAAGAATTATGAAGTAAGTTTATCTATGATTGAAGctgcatttaattatttattattatcaacaaaaCGATTTCCAAAACATTATAAAACCATTGAGGATTATTATATtggttatataaatatagaataa